In Pirellula sp. SH-Sr6A, the DNA window AGCGAATTTTGCGCATGCGAGAAAGATCATTACGCAGTATGCCAGCAGCGGCAAAAAACGTGCTGCATCGAAAAAAGACTACACGGTCGATCAGCTGAAACAGGACATCGCAGACGCGACCAAGCAGAAGACAAACTACGTCAAGCAGGCCGAACACAAAGAGAATCGATTCCTCACGCTCCTCACCGGGATCAACGCGATCTGGCGAGACGAGGAATTTCGACGAGTTCTAACGGAGGAAGGGTTGGATCAACGTCCTGATCTTATGGGTGACTTCAAGTATGAACAGCAATAGAAACGAGAGGATTACGAATGCCGCCGAACGATACGCTAGTTAAAGGTCTCGACTTGCCAATTGTGCGTCTAAAGCCAAGAGTTTCTCGCGAGATTTCAAATCGCGAGTTTCAAAGAATCGCAGCAAGTATTCGGTCGGTTGGCCTGATCGAGCCGCTCATCGTGTTTCCAGAGAATGGCGACTATGTGATTCTGGATGGTTACCAACGATACAAGATACTGCTCGAAATGGGAATCGAGCGGGTTCCCTGCCTCATCTGGAACGAGCGTGAGGCATTCACTGGCAACCGAATGGTGAATCGTCTCAGTCACTCCCAGGAGATGCGGATGCTTCGACAATCGCTGGAGGAACTGGACGAAAAGACGATTGCCGCCGCATTTGGTATCAATAGCATCGGGCACAGGCTGAACCAATCACTTTTGAAGCAGCTACACCCTGCGGTTGCTAGAGCCTTTGAGACAGGCAAGGTACCGAAGAATGTGGCAAGGGAATTGAGATATGTAAAACCCGAGAGGCAGATAGAAATCCTTGAGCTGATGGAATCATGCAACGACTTCAGCGTTCCGTTCGTTCGAGGGCTCATTCTCAAAACCCCTGTAACAAAACGGGCCAAGCTTCCTGCTAACGGCTTTTCACCATGGGAGAAGTCTGAGAAGAAGAACGACGATCTCCTTAAACGCCTACAAGAGGTCGAAGAAAAGCAAGAGTTCTACGCTGGACTGTACCGCCAGTACTCTTACAACCTTTTGAAGCTGATCATCTACGTTCGGTCGCTAATGGCGAATGAACGAGTGCATGCAAAGCTTGCCGAACAATATGCCGGGCTGCTAACAGGCTTCCGAGAAATTGTCGAAGGAAGCGAGGGTTAGTACACATGAACTCAATCGATGCGCAAAGGAAACAGGTGATTCGGAAGATCCTGGAAATGGAAAGCCTACATCAAACACTAACCGAAGAATCCGTTAGTCGATTGCACCAAAACTTGTTTGAGGAAGCTTGCTTGCTGTTCGGAACATGGGCAATAGCTCTCGATTATTCCGGAGTGCGATTACGACCGGAATGCAGCAAGGCACTAGCACCCAGGGCTGTGATCAAAAAGATACGCAGCCATGTGGGGAGACTCTATTCCGTCAAGGCGGTGAACGTTCGTCGGACTAACTTCAAGCTCTATAAGGCCGCAATCGACTCTTTTGGTTCTTGGAAAAAGGCCTTGCGAG includes these proteins:
- a CDS encoding ParB/RepB/Spo0J family partition protein; protein product: MPPNDTLVKGLDLPIVRLKPRVSREISNREFQRIAASIRSVGLIEPLIVFPENGDYVILDGYQRYKILLEMGIERVPCLIWNEREAFTGNRMVNRLSHSQEMRMLRQSLEELDEKTIAAAFGINSIGHRLNQSLLKQLHPAVARAFETGKVPKNVARELRYVKPERQIEILELMESCNDFSVPFVRGLILKTPVTKRAKLPANGFSPWEKSEKKNDDLLKRLQEVEEKQEFYAGLYRQYSYNLLKLIIYVRSLMANERVHAKLAEQYAGLLTGFREIVEGSEG